The Calothrix sp. PCC 7507 DNA segment ACAACAAGGAAGTATTGGAGGGAATAATTTACCTGATAAGTATAATTTTCAAAATCATACTGGCTTAGATGCAATGACAGGTAAGAGCAATTTCGATATCTCAGAATGGATGCTAATACAGGTTATTCAATGTTTACAGAAGCGTGATACTTATTTGGCAATGCTTTGTAAAGCTTCTGTTGCCAGAAAAGTATTGAATTATATTTACTCTCATAAGCTGAATCTTGCTTATTGTGCAACTTATAACATAGATGCTAAGAAGTATTTTGATGCCAATGTTGAAGCTTGCCTATTGTTCTGTCGGTTTGATTTAAACTCACAAAACTACTACTGTGACGTATTCAGTGGTATCGATAGTTCAAAATTTCATCGCATAGGATATCGAAATGATATTCTGATCAGAGATATAGCCGCTTTTGATAATCTGAATAAATTATATGATAATAAATCTAAAACAAAATGGCGATCCGGCGTCAAGCATGATTGTTCAAAAGTGATGGAGCTTCGCAAGGCTGATAACATCTTTATAAATGGGTTCGGAGAGGCTGTTGATATAGAAGAAACCTATCTTTTTCCTTTGATGAAAGGCTCTGATATTGCTCAAAATCGCACACATACTACTGACCGATATATTATCGTTACTCAAAAATTTGTTGGTCAACCAACTGAATACGTCAAAGATTTAGCTCCTAAAACTTGGAATTATCTAGAGTCCCATACAGAACACTTAGATAAAAGAAAAAGTAAAATCTATCATAATAATCCTCGATTTTCTGTTTTTGGAGTTGGTTTATACACTTTTACGTCTTGGAAAATTGCAATTTGTGGACTTTATAAAAAATTAGACTTTAGATTGGTTGGCAAAATAGCTAATAAGCCTGTAGTATTTGATGATACTGTTTATTTTCTCAGCTTTGATGATGAGGTAGTGGCAGACAAAAATTTTGAGATGTTGACTTCGCCAACAGCAATAGAATTTTACTCATCTCTAATATTTTGGGATGAAAAGCGTCCTATCAAATCTAGTATTTTGAATAGTTTAAACTTGCAAGTTTTGGCAGATATAAATTCCAGAAACAAAATAGTGATGGTAGATTAGATAAAAATCCTAATATCTGTCCTAAAATCCGTTGTATAAACTAGATAGATGCTGGTAGTGTTGCTATCACATAACAGAAAGTAAAATATCTTAAGAAAAAAATAAAATATTTTATAAGCCAGATAGGATGAGTATTTAATTTTTTAAATATACGTAGGGCAGGCTACAGATACTTAGATTTTTTCAATGATCAAATCGGATTCCTATAAAATACTTGAAACCTTCGCCTTAGCATGGTCAAATAAATATGATCCCAGAATTAGATTATTATTAATCCATGAAGAAATCAATTGTGCTGACAACAACATTTTTTGCTGGCTGTACTATGTTATTATCGGCTTGCAACGACGTTAAAACTAGTACAAACCCCGTAGCTCCAACAAACGCTGCAACCAATACCGGAGACACAGCAGCTACATCTGGTGCGATTTCCATTGGTATCGCTGTTGCACAAACCAGCAATGTAGCATTACTTGGTCAAGAGGAAGTTGCTGGAGCTAAAATTGCTGAGAAGTATTTCAACAATCAAGGTGGTATTAATGGTACTCCGATTAAATTAGTATTTCAAGATACTAGTGGCGATGAAGCTGGAGCAATTAATGCTTTTCAAACTTTAATTAATAAAGATAAGGTTGTTGGTATTGTAGGGCCAACTTTATCG contains these protein-coding regions:
- a CDS encoding class I SAM-dependent methyltransferase yields the protein MISNVHKTKIEYGDFQTPLELAERICQKLLEMGVNPDVIVEPTCGLGNFIEAAANSFPSTDKIFGIEINPNYLQEFKSKERLLKDSRIDIQQGDFFQFDWLSLVNKLSGNILVLGNFPWVTNSQQGSIGGNNLPDKYNFQNHTGLDAMTGKSNFDISEWMLIQVIQCLQKRDTYLAMLCKASVARKVLNYIYSHKLNLAYCATYNIDAKKYFDANVEACLLFCRFDLNSQNYYCDVFSGIDSSKFHRIGYRNDILIRDIAAFDNLNKLYDNKSKTKWRSGVKHDCSKVMELRKADNIFINGFGEAVDIEETYLFPLMKGSDIAQNRTHTTDRYIIVTQKFVGQPTEYVKDLAPKTWNYLESHTEHLDKRKSKIYHNNPRFSVFGVGLYTFTSWKIAICGLYKKLDFRLVGKIANKPVVFDDTVYFLSFDDEVVADKNFEMLTSPTAIEFYSSLIFWDEKRPIKSSILNSLNLQVLADINSRNKIVMVD